The Bremerella cremea genomic sequence CCGGGCAGCGGTTACCAAAGACCACCCCGAAGACGCCGACAAGTTGGCCCTGAAAAGCCTAGGCGATGCGTTGGAAGGGATATCCCAACTCGAACACGTCTACTCCGCAGCCTCGCATTTAGCCATTAAGAAGCAAGGGCAGCAACGGGCTTTTCTGCGTGGGATGGCCTTAAACGAACCGATGTCGCCCGACATCAAATCGCTTTTGACGGCTCCATTAAACGCCGCCCTCGTTGAACCCAACTGGAAACATTGCGAGCCAGAAATCGGCCACCACGATTGGCAACAGGTCGACCAAACGCTCGAATCGATTCGCCAGGAGGGGCTTTCCACAATTCTGGGACCGTTGTTCAGCCTCGATCGTTTCACCACACCAGACTGGCTTTATTTGTGGGAAAATGATTTTGCAGAGTTGCTCAACGCCGTTCAACGTTATGCGGTTGAATTAGTCCAGCACTTTCGTAACCGAGTTGATCTTTGGTACTGCGCAGCGGGGCTGAACGATCAAACCGCCGTTGCCATGAAAGAAGAGCAACGACTGCAGCTTTTAATCCATATCATTCATTCCCTGCGCAGCACAGGACTTCGAGCTCCGCTGCTGGTCAGTTTCGCCAAACCTTGGGGCGAATACATGACCAGTCGAGACCGGGAATTAGCTCCGATTCACTTTGCTGAGGAACTTGTCCGAGCGCGGGTTGGCATTACCGGCATCGGTCTAGAGTTTAACTTCGGCGAACATACACCGGCCACTTACTATCGAGGCTATTTCGATGTCGAAGACCTGCTCGACTATTGGAGCCTGTTAGGCGTGCCGTTATTTGTTACCTTATCAGCTCCTAGCTCGTGGCGACCGGATCCCGAAGCCATTTACGACGCCAACCGCCAGGAAGAGCCGCTAGAACGGATTAGCCGACGAACTCAGCGAGAACTGGTGGAACACATTTTGCCAGCGATTCTGACCCATCCTCAGGTGCAAGGTGTGTTCTGGACCCAGGTTTCCGACGCCCAACCCCACCGTTTTCCGCATGCCGGACTACTTGATCCGCGCGGGCGGCCTAAATCCTCTGTGACCAAGATGACCGAAATTATCCGGACCTACTTCCCCGAAAATATTTAGAAAACGTTAATCAGGCGAGTTTTGTGAGGCCACAGTAGTACCTACAATGTGGGTTATGGCCTCCGCGCCGAAAGTTACGTAAGACCCCTTGGAGTTACTATTATTATGTCGATGACGAAATGGCTGTTTTCCGCTTGTTTGCTTTTGGGTTTGACCGTTGTTACGGTTGGTTGCGATAGCAAGACCGCTGAAACCCCTAAAGCTGACGATTCCGCTCCTGAAGTTGAAATGGGCAGCGAAGAAGGTAAGCCTGCTGCTGAAAAGCCAGCTGAAGGCGATGCTCACTCGGAAGCCAAGCCGGCTGAATAATTGAGCCAGCATTTTCCAACGTATGGAAGCACCCGGATT encodes the following:
- a CDS encoding beta-galactosidase produces the protein MLEVLESDGVKIKVPYRTATRTPILLSTCSLRIDNKAPYDLLLELARGTLFRFRTLCNACLDADLDLLDLTLALLRDATDNFARAAVTKDHPEDADKLALKSLGDALEGISQLEHVYSAASHLAIKKQGQQRAFLRGMALNEPMSPDIKSLLTAPLNAALVEPNWKHCEPEIGHHDWQQVDQTLESIRQEGLSTILGPLFSLDRFTTPDWLYLWENDFAELLNAVQRYAVELVQHFRNRVDLWYCAAGLNDQTAVAMKEEQRLQLLIHIIHSLRSTGLRAPLLVSFAKPWGEYMTSRDRELAPIHFAEELVRARVGITGIGLEFNFGEHTPATYYRGYFDVEDLLDYWSLLGVPLFVTLSAPSSWRPDPEAIYDANRQEEPLERISRRTQRELVEHILPAILTHPQVQGVFWTQVSDAQPHRFPHAGLLDPRGRPKSSVTKMTEIIRTYFPENI